CAAAACTTCCTGCCTGGTATGAAATCTCACCGCCAAAGTTGTCATAAGGTTTTTTAGTGACACGGTTAATCAAACCTCCGTAAGAAGTAAGTAAACTACCAAAAAGAGTGGCAGACGGCCCCTTGATACTTTCTAATCTTTCCAGGTTTGAAGCATCGACGTTATTTGTGATTTTTCCGGCAATACCATTTCTTAATAAACTTTGGGTAATGAATCCGCGGGATGAAAAGTAAGAACCTCCATCGCCAACACGGCCGGTTGAAGCCCATAATTGGTATAATCCCGGAATATTTTTTAAAGCTTCATCCTGATTAACCACCAGCTGGTCTTTCATCAGCTCTTTGGTAACCACACTATACACCTGTGCGTTTTCCAGGTTTTTGATTGGCATTTTGGAGACATAATTGCTTTCTGCTTTGGTATATCTGTTAATGTTGCCGGTAATTACCACTTCTGCCAATGTTTCATTCTTGCTGTTCAGTGAAATGTTTTCTAAAGTTGTAATTGCATTTTCTGTGATAGTGAAAGCTACTTCTTTAGAGGTATATCCAACAAAGGCAATTTTTAAGGTGTAATCGCCTGGCTTTATGTTCTGTATTTCGAACTTACCATCAGTACCGGTCTGGGTTCCGAATCTTGTGCCATTTACAGTAACTGTTACAGATTCAAGTGGGGTATTGTCTGTAGAAACAACCCGTCCATTTAATGTTCCGTTTTGCGCAAAGGTTATGGCGCTAAATAAAACAATGGTGAGCGTTATTATAAGCTTATTCATTGTAGTGAGATTTGTTTAAGTTTAAAATTTGGTACAAAAGTAATTCTCAAAAAACAAGCAAACAAGATTTATTTAGAACAATTAAAAATAAATTTGAAGTTTTATAGTTTATCTAAAATATAAAGAGTATAATTGTGTTACTATTTTTTTTATTCTTTATATGATGCGATTTTTTCAACAATTGTTTTTCTTTCGTGAATAATTGATTTTTACTGTTTTTTATTCTAAAATTTTATAGCATTCTTTCGTTTTGTGTTATAAATGCATTTCAACGAATTTTTTTGCTTTTTGCTGATTGTAAGTGATGATTTTGAGTTTGTTATGAGTTCTTTCGTTTCTTTGCAGCCTATAACCAAAAACAACCATGAAAAAAGTACTGTGTATTTTTTTACTATCCGTTGCATTTACCCAATGCAAGCATGAAATAAAACCTGAAAAAAACCATTATTTTTCAGATGTTATTATTGATACGCTTTGGCAGGATAATTTTAATATCAGGGCAATTCTGATAGAAAATGATAAGCTATGGTATGCTGCCGATAAGGGAAAATATGGCTACTATGATTTAACTTCTAAAGAGAAATTTCAAAAAACGATTTCAAAAGATACGGTCAATCCTGAGTTTAGAAGTATTGCAAAAAACAGCAGTGCTATTTTTGTGATGAGCGTTGGCACTCCCGGATTGCTTTACAAAATAGCGAAAGATGGCTCCGAAACGAAGCTGGTTTATAAAGACGACAACGAAAAAGCCTTTTATGATTCGATGCAATTTTGGAATGATAAAGAAGGTATAGCCGTGGGCGACCCTATTGGTGACTGCTTTTCTGTGATTATTACTAGAGATTCCGGAAATACATGGCAGAAAATACCTTGTGAGAAACTACCGAAAATAGCCGAAGGGGAAGCTGCTTTCGCAGCCAGCAATACAAACCTTATTGTGAGGAATAATGCGGCATGGATTGTTTCAGGAGGAAAGCGAGCCAGAATTTTTTATACTTCAGATAAAGGAAATTCATGGGAAGTTTCAACTACCCCGATTGTTCAGGGTGAAGCAATGACAGGCATTTTTTCAGCCGATTTCTATGATGAAAATATCGGATTTATTGTGGGTGGGAATTATGAAAAGCCCGAACTGAACTCAAAAAATAAAGCGTTGACCATAAATGGAGGTAAAACCTGGACATTGATAGGAGATAATACAGGGTTTGGTTATGCTTCCTGTGTGCAGTTTGTTCCCGAGTCGGGAGGGAAGCAGTTGGTGACGGTTGGTTTTTCCGGATTGCAATATTCTTCAGATAATGGTGCTACCTGGAAGCAATTTTCTAAAGATAAAGATTTATATACGATTCGTTTTATAGACAATAACATGGCAATCGCTGCCGGAAAGAATAAGATTGTCAGGATAAAATTCAAAAAATAAGGTCCTATTTTCTAGGACCTTTTTCTTTGTACTGACGTAATAATTTTC
This portion of the Flavobacterium lindanitolerans genome encodes:
- a CDS encoding WD40/YVTN/BNR-like repeat-containing protein, whose amino-acid sequence is MKKVLCIFLLSVAFTQCKHEIKPEKNHYFSDVIIDTLWQDNFNIRAILIENDKLWYAADKGKYGYYDLTSKEKFQKTISKDTVNPEFRSIAKNSSAIFVMSVGTPGLLYKIAKDGSETKLVYKDDNEKAFYDSMQFWNDKEGIAVGDPIGDCFSVIITRDSGNTWQKIPCEKLPKIAEGEAAFAASNTNLIVRNNAAWIVSGGKRARIFYTSDKGNSWEVSTTPIVQGEAMTGIFSADFYDENIGFIVGGNYEKPELNSKNKALTINGGKTWTLIGDNTGFGYASCVQFVPESGGKQLVTVGFSGLQYSSDNGATWKQFSKDKDLYTIRFIDNNMAIAAGKNKIVRIKFKK